The window CGGACCGTTTGATTACAACCGCGACGTTCATGAAGGAATTTACCAAATCAACCGGTTTGACCGGCAAACAGGGCGTAAAGATCCTGTAACCAGAGCAACCGGAGGAGGAGTGCGTCCCACACCCTCACCCGATGGAGAAAAACTGGCTTTTGTCCGGCGTATCGGGAACAAATCCGCATTGATGATCCGTGATATTGAAAGCGGAAGAGAACGTGTTCTTTATGACGGACTTGATCTTGATCAGCAGGAAACCTGGGCAATTCACGGTCTTTATCCTGCCTTTGCCTGGACTCCCGACAATGAACAGATTATCATATCTTTTGACGGGAAAATTAACCGCATTGAGGTTGAAACCGGTTCCGTGACCCCGGTGCCATTCGAGGTTATGGTTGAAAAGAAGATCGCCGATGCCGTTTCGTTCGATTTTCCGGTTGCGGATGATACTTTTCGTTCGAGAATGATACGCTGGCCGTCGCTGACACCGGATAAAGAACAACTGATATTCCAGGCGGCCGGGCACATTTACAGGATGGATCTGCCTGACGGAAAACCTGAGCGGATCACGGAATCAGAAGGTCATTTGGAATATGCGCCATCGGTATCCGATGACGGCAGGTATGTGGTTTACACAACCTGGGATGATGAAGCCGGAGGCCATGTGAAAAAGGTCCGGCTTGACCGGCCGGATGATGTAACCCAGCTGACATCGCAGCCTGATCAGTATGCCAATCCGGTATTCTCTCCTGACGGCGATAAAGTTGCCTTTCTGCAGGGCAGCGGAATCGTCAACCGCGGAAAAAACATGAGCTCCGAGTTCTTCCTAAATATCAAGTTAAAAGATCTCGAATCAGGTGAGATAACACATGTCACCGAAACACCCAACAGAGGTGCCAACCGGCGCATGCCGCGGATGCAATGGAGTTTTGACGGATCAAGGCTGTACTACTTCGAGACCAAGGACGGGGAAACGCGCTTGTCCAGCATTAAACCTGACGGCAGCGATGACACGTATCATGTCAAAAGTGAAACAGCAGAAGAATTGCTGCTTTCACCCGATACCCGTTACATCGCATTTAAGGACATGCACAACATCTATGTAGCTCCGATGCCGCGGGCCGGCGGTGACCCGCTTGAAATTTCGGCGGGAAGCGAATCCATCCCGACCAGAAAAATTACTCGCTACGGAGGAGACTGGATCAGCTGGTCAGCAGATTCCCGCGATGTTGTTTTTGCTTTGGGTGATGCGGTATACCGGCAGCAGGTGCGCCCGCTCTTTGACAGAAAGAATCTCCCGGAGAAAAATGAAGAAAACCGTGATGACTGGAGAGCTGGTAATGTAACCTACGATCCGGATATTTTTACCGTGGAACTTGAACTTCCGGTTGACAAACCATCCGGAATAACGGCTTATCAGAATGCACGTATCATAACCATGGACGGCGAAGAGGTTATCGAAAACGGGACGATTCTGGTAGAGGATAACCGCATCCTTGAAGTCGGTCCGATGGATGAAATAAACATTCCGGATGACGCCAGGGTTTTTGATGTTTACGGAAAGACTATTATGCCTGGTATAGTGGATGTTCATGCACATATGGGCTATACGACGCTGGACATTACTCCCGACCGGCTCTGGGAGTACGAGGCCAATCTTGCTTACGGAGTGACGACAACACACGACCCGTCGGCCAGTACGCAGTCGGTGTTTGCTTTGGCGGAACAGGTAAAGTCGGGACGCATGACCGGTCCCCGGATTTACTCTACCGGCTATATTCTGTATGGCGCCGAAAATCCGAACCGTGCCATAATCGAAAGCCTTGACGACGCCCGTTATCATTTAAAACGACATCGTGCCGTAGGTGCGACATCGGTAAAGAGCTATAACCAACCGCGCCGTGATCAGCGGCAGTGGGTGCTGGAAGCTGCCAGGGAGGTGGGGCTGAATGTTTTCCCGGAGGGAGGATCCATGCTGCAGCACAATATCACCATGATCATAGACGGCCACACAGGTATCGAGCACGCCATTCCGGTCGCACCGCTTCGAACCGACATGCTGGCATTGCTTGGCGTTTCCAATGTGGGATATACACCGACTCTGGTGGTCGGATACGGAGGGATCTGGGGCGAAAACTACTGGTATCAGAAAGAAAATGTTTTTGAAAACCGGCGGCTGCTTCAGTTTGTTCCGCGCCATGTAGTTGATGCAAGATCACGCAGAAGGCTCAAGGTCCCGGATGAGGAGTTCTATCATTTTGAACTGGCGCGTTCGGCAAGGCAGGTTGTAAGGGCAGGAGGCAGGGTACAGCTTGGTGCCCATGGTCAGCTGCAGGGACTGGCTGCACACTGGGAGCTCTGGATGCTGGTTCAGGGTGGCATGACAGAAATGGAAGCCTTGCGGGCGGCGACTATTCACGGAGCCGATTATATCGGACTGGCTGATGATCTTGGGTCCATCGAACCCGGCAAACTGGCCGATTTCATCGTTCTGAATCAGAATCCGCTGGATGATATTGCCTACTCGGAATCAATATACATGGTGGTCAAGAACGGCCGGGTCTGGGACAGCAATCTGAATGAGTTGTTTCCCCGAGAATCGGAGAGAAAGCCGTTTCGGTTTGAAAGGTGATTTGTTCAGAGGTGCTGTGCCTGCTTTTTTTCCGA is drawn from Natronogracilivirga saccharolytica and contains these coding sequences:
- a CDS encoding amidohydrolase family protein; translation: MNMISLVTLILLSAFGGSTNSNAPHQIPDGLYSFYSGNNESVNTRTPGSNDNEEADNSRDDDDNVTKPDDHWEVEGDQWDEWPTRDIRFETDEGTWMNLDVCPDGEYIVFDLLGDIYRIPLSGGEAELLSGGAAFDMQPRYSPDGEIIAFTSDRGGGDNIWLMNADGSDRRAITDESFRLLSSPFWTPDGDYIVARKHFTGTRSLGAGEIWMYHVQGGTGLQLTEKESWTSDQNEPAVSADGRWLYYSFSGPFDYNRDVHEGIYQINRFDRQTGRKDPVTRATGGGVRPTPSPDGEKLAFVRRIGNKSALMIRDIESGRERVLYDGLDLDQQETWAIHGLYPAFAWTPDNEQIIISFDGKINRIEVETGSVTPVPFEVMVEKKIADAVSFDFPVADDTFRSRMIRWPSLTPDKEQLIFQAAGHIYRMDLPDGKPERITESEGHLEYAPSVSDDGRYVVYTTWDDEAGGHVKKVRLDRPDDVTQLTSQPDQYANPVFSPDGDKVAFLQGSGIVNRGKNMSSEFFLNIKLKDLESGEITHVTETPNRGANRRMPRMQWSFDGSRLYYFETKDGETRLSSIKPDGSDDTYHVKSETAEELLLSPDTRYIAFKDMHNIYVAPMPRAGGDPLEISAGSESIPTRKITRYGGDWISWSADSRDVVFALGDAVYRQQVRPLFDRKNLPEKNEENRDDWRAGNVTYDPDIFTVELELPVDKPSGITAYQNARIITMDGEEVIENGTILVEDNRILEVGPMDEINIPDDARVFDVYGKTIMPGIVDVHAHMGYTTLDITPDRLWEYEANLAYGVTTTHDPSASTQSVFALAEQVKSGRMTGPRIYSTGYILYGAENPNRAIIESLDDARYHLKRHRAVGATSVKSYNQPRRDQRQWVLEAAREVGLNVFPEGGSMLQHNITMIIDGHTGIEHAIPVAPLRTDMLALLGVSNVGYTPTLVVGYGGIWGENYWYQKENVFENRRLLQFVPRHVVDARSRRRLKVPDEEFYHFELARSARQVVRAGGRVQLGAHGQLQGLAAHWELWMLVQGGMTEMEALRAATIHGADYIGLADDLGSIEPGKLADFIVLNQNPLDDIAYSESIYMVVKNGRVWDSNLNELFPRESERKPFRFER